AATATCCCTGACCGATTTGGTTTCTGCATATTGTAGTGCGGCATTGGTGAGTGCCGATTCTTTGAGCACAACATTCCAGTACTCCATGATGACTTTGACTACCACCAATGACAATTGATAGAGAATGACTTCTTTGCGCACAAAACCGGCGTTGGCAATTTGTTTTTGCTCCAGCTGCTCATTAACGCCAAATCCATTTTGCAGCAGCTCCTGCTGCAATGAAACAAATGCAGTTGCACGGGTATAATCAGGATCACCGAAGGATAATCCCGGAATGCTGATAGTCATCGGCAAAAAGGTCGTACTGCTTTTGTCATGCGACACACCCAGCGTCAATTGCGTCCCGGTAACGTATTTTTTCGCCAAAGCGGCAGATGCAGACCAAGTCTTCGAGTCTGTGCCTGTCAAGGAGCTGGTGCTTTCCGGGTATTCCTGGTAAACGCCGCCTGCCGCAACCGAAAAAAAAGGACTGTATTTCTTCTGATACATCCTGAAATTGGAATCCAGCATGGCCAATTCATAGGCTCCGGATAAAAGATCATAATTCGATTCAATCGCCAACCGAATGGCATCACCAATGGATATCCGTTTTCCTGCGATCGTTACTGCGGCTTCTTTCCCAAATTCAATATTACTGGGTTGTGCCTCCAGCCGATGGAAAGGCGCTTGCAGACCTATACTGAATGAAACCATCATTATAATCGTTACTGTTTTTTTATTTAAACCACTCATCTTTTCCTCCAAGAAACCAAATAACTGAAATCCAGCCATTATTTATTAACACTCATACATGTCCAAACTATAAAATACACTGTCTGCTAGTGTAGTGCCTCTTAATTAACAGCACAAACGTCACCCCGGCATGATTGCAGCCGGGGTCCAGAGACTGTGACTTTTTCAAACAAAACCATTGGATTCCGCCCCGGTTAACTACATACCGGGGTGACAAAATGCCGGCTGCGATAGCGTCCCAGAATAGTATTTGATATCTTTCCGGTCGGGAAATGACGATCGAAGCATAAAATCAAATGTACTCATATTTTAAAGACACTACACTAGTGTCGCCCTCAGTGCTTGTTTTTAAAGAAAAACTGATACTGTATCCATACGCCAGAGCCTGATTTGACGATACAGTCCCCTGATGCCCCACTGAAACTCGTGGTGCGTCCACGGGTCCGCCGGACAATTTTTTTTCTTTAAAAGCAAGCATTCTGACTGGTTTTATCACATGTTTCAAGCAAAAATTACCGCCCCTGATCCCGCACGTATGCTATGATGTCTTCCATATTTTTAATTCGAGGTTTTTATATGCATCTTTCTAAAAAAATCCATCTGAGTATTTTTGCCTTCACCGCCCTTTTGGCTGTTTCGCTCTCCCAGGTCAGCAGCATTCTGGTTCGCACTCATCTGGAGATCGGTGAATCAACGATTGTTGCACCCTTTCTTTGGCTGACCTATGTTCAGAATCATGGCGGTATTTTCGGTGCTTTCCAGGGACAAGGATGGGTTTTCGCTCTCATCACCCTTTTTATCTTGGCAGGTCTGGTGATTTATCTGATCAAAGCGACATCTCTGAAATTATATAATTTTATCTGCTTCGGCCTGATCATGGGCGGCGGATTGAGCAATATTCTTGACCGACTGCTCTATGGCGCAGTCATTGATTTTATTGATATCCGTAATATCCCCTATTGGAAATATATTTTCAATACCGCCGATACTTTCATCCATCTGGGTATCTGGCCAATGCTTCTACTGAGCCTGTCCGAGCTCAAACACACGAACCCGGTCGAACCGAAAAACATCCAGACCCCGCCACTACCCTAACCAACACGGCATCAAACTTCAAACATCCCGTTGCATAGCCGTACCGGTGTTTTCCCGGTAAAAATTGAAATCCCGCATCCGGATCGATATCCCGCTTCAGGCGACAGCTGTAAAAGATATTTTTTAAAGAGGTTGAGAATCAAGCTCCGAGGTCAGGCGAAAAGCAATATCCGCATACTGTTTTACATAGTGGTGCAGCATCCATTCGGATTCAACGAAAAAAACCGGGCGTTCATCTTTGTCCAGGGCGATGCGGTTTGCCATGAATCTGCAAAACCCCTCCCACTGGGCGGGATTGTCCGAACTAATCCAGCAGGCCTTATAAAAATCCAGGGTATGAAACCGGCACTCAGCCCCGTATTCGTGTTCCAACCGGTATTGGATGACTTCAAATTGCAGCTGACCCACCGTCCCGACAATCTTACGCCGGCCGTCATCCATCAAAAATAATTGCGCCACCCCTTCATCCGTAAGATGTTTAATCCCCTTCTCCAGCTGCTTGCCTTTCATAGAGGTATTGCTTAACTCCCTGAATATCTCCGGGGAAAAACTGGGAACACCCTGATACTGAAAGCCTTCACCCGCTGTAAGCGTGTCGCCGATTTTAAAATTCCCACGATCATACAGTCCGATGACATCTCCGGGATAAGCTTCATCGATCACATCTTTTTTCTGTCCCAAAAAGCTGGCCGGGTTGGAAAAGCGCAGATCCGTCCCTGATCGCACATGCCGGTAAAATTTGTTCCGCTCAAATTTTCCTGAGCAGACTCTGAAAAAGGCTATCCGGTCACGATGACGCATATCCAGGTTGGCATGAATTTTAAAAACAAACCCGCTAAACGCATCTTCCGTCGGAGCGACAACACGCAGATCGGCAGCCATGGGAGCGGGCCCGGGCGCAATCTCAACAAATGTATCCAACAGTTCCTTCACACCAAAATTATTGAGTGCGCTGCCAAAAAATACCGGCGCCACCTCACCGCTGAGATACTCTTGCTTTTCAAAAGTACCGTAAACCCCGGAAAGCAGCTCCACATCCTCACGCAGCTTGGCAGCCAAACCTCCACCAATTGTATCCCCCAATGTTTCACTGCTCAGCTCAGAAACGGCAACCGTTGCCTCGGACATACTTTGATGCGCACTAAAAATTCTGAGTTTTTTTTCATGCAAACTGTACACACCTTTAAATTCCGCGCCGCGGCTGATGGGCCAGCTCAGCGGCAAAACCTTGAGCGAAATTTTATTTTCAATCTCATCCAGCAAGTCAAAAGGACTGAGGCCCTCGCGATCCAGCTTATTGACAAAAATAATCACCGGAGTTTTCCGCATCCGGCAGACTTTCATCAAATTCTCGGTTTGCTCTTCCACCCCTTTAACACTGTCCACAACCAGAATCACACTATCCACAGCGGTTAGCGTCCGGTAAGTATCTTCAGAAAAATCTTTATGCCCCGGTGTATCCAGTAAATTGATTTTCAAACCGCAATATTCAAAGCTCATCACTGCGGACGCCACGGAGATACCCCGCTGGCGTTCAATTTCCATAAAATCCGACATGGTGGTTTTTTTAATTTTATTGGATTTGACTGCCCCGGCATTTTGAATGGCCCCGGCAAAAAGCAGAAATTTTTCCGTGAGCGTGGTTTTCCCCGCATCCGGATGGCTGATGATGGCAAATGTCTTACGCTTACCGATTTCAGATTCGTAACTCATGATTTCTTTCCTATGTCAAAACACCCTGCGTTTGCAGGATGCTTGAAATATATGCTTCATAATAGTCTATTAGCGCGGAGCAGATTGTACCGTTTTCAGTCTGGTCTGTAAAGTGTCGATCGAACTATTTTTATCCAAATTCAAAAATACGGCAGCCAACTGATTCGCCCTAAGTGCATATTTTTAAAGGAAAAAACGCACCACAAGTTTTGGTAGAACATCAGAATACTTTATCGTCAAATCC
The genomic region above belongs to bacterium and contains:
- the lspA gene encoding signal peptidase II — translated: MHLSKKIHLSIFAFTALLAVSLSQVSSILVRTHLEIGESTIVAPFLWLTYVQNHGGIFGAFQGQGWVFALITLFILAGLVIYLIKATSLKLYNFICFGLIMGGGLSNILDRLLYGAVIDFIDIRNIPYWKYIFNTADTFIHLGIWPMLLLSLSELKHTNPVEPKNIQTPPLP
- a CDS encoding peptide chain release factor 3, which produces MSYESEIGKRKTFAIISHPDAGKTTLTEKFLLFAGAIQNAGAVKSNKIKKTTMSDFMEIERQRGISVASAVMSFEYCGLKINLLDTPGHKDFSEDTYRTLTAVDSVILVVDSVKGVEEQTENLMKVCRMRKTPVIIFVNKLDREGLSPFDLLDEIENKISLKVLPLSWPISRGAEFKGVYSLHEKKLRIFSAHQSMSEATVAVSELSSETLGDTIGGGLAAKLREDVELLSGVYGTFEKQEYLSGEVAPVFFGSALNNFGVKELLDTFVEIAPGPAPMAADLRVVAPTEDAFSGFVFKIHANLDMRHRDRIAFFRVCSGKFERNKFYRHVRSGTDLRFSNPASFLGQKKDVIDEAYPGDVIGLYDRGNFKIGDTLTAGEGFQYQGVPSFSPEIFRELSNTSMKGKQLEKGIKHLTDEGVAQLFLMDDGRRKIVGTVGQLQFEVIQYRLEHEYGAECRFHTLDFYKACWISSDNPAQWEGFCRFMANRIALDKDERPVFFVESEWMLHHYVKQYADIAFRLTSELDSQPL